The genomic interval GCTTTTTAATTTTGATCGCTTTTTGCGCGCTCCGCCACTCACCAACTTTATAAGCCCAACAAAAGCCGATGCATAAAAGTGCTATCAGCTTCGAAATACGCTCCGGCTTTGTAATGTGCGTGTCCTCAAAGTTAAAACCGCGCGACTTCAGGCAGGAAAACAGTGTTTCTATTTCCCAACGCCGGCCATATAATTCGATGGGTGAATCAACTTCTTTGTCTGTTGCGACAATCAGTAATTCACCGTCCGTAAGCCGAAGCGCACTCAACCAGACTTTTTGTTTCCAAAGCCTGCGTTCACCACTTAATTTTCGTTGCTCACCAAGCTTCAAATCATAGAAAAGAGCATCTACATTAACGTCAAGCCCCAAGCTGTTGCTGGTTTGAGTGTTGCTTTTGATTCGAATGCAAAACGAGATCTTTTCACTACGCAACCATGAGAACCACTCGTTTCCAACAAACTCTCGGTCAGCCAGCAGACAGGCCACTCTTTCTTTGCCAAACTGCTTTATAAAACGCTTAAGTAAGGCTATACGCTCTGTGGTATTGCTGTTCCCCCGCTTGGGCAGCAAATCCCACATGAGAGGGATGGCTAGCCCTTTGTAGGCAATAGACAGCATTAATATATTGATATCCTGCTTGCCCCACTGCCAATTTGTTCTGTCGAGGCTGAGATGCAACGGCGTCTGGTCAAAATCA from Legionella geestiana carries:
- a CDS encoding IS4 family transposase, whose protein sequence is MEINELSGILNGYFGWNKARMTCFACMLVSLFKVRTVNLSELACGFESEATIESRYKRIKRFFREFTIYFTALAGWVMTFFDFDQTPLHLSLDRTNWQWGKQDINILMLSIAYKGLAIPLMWDLLPKRGNSNTTERIALLKRFIKQFGKERVACLLADREFVGNEWFSWLRSEKISFCIRIKSNTQTSNSLGLDVNVDALFYDLKLGEQRKLSGERRLWKQKVWLSALRLTDGELLIVATDKEVDSPIELYGRRWEIETLFSCLKSRGFNFEDTHITKPERISKLIALLCIGFCWAYKVGEWRSAQKAIKIKKHGRKEVSVFRYGLYFLRDAVLNVKQGTLDLIAQVMAFLSIEPPPEELV